From Alkalidesulfovibrio alkalitolerans DSM 16529, a single genomic window includes:
- a CDS encoding 4Fe-4S dicluster domain-containing protein, giving the protein MSKNPEETTPAKERGLSRRAFLGGLAAAGAACLAPGTAKAATASSAPRTIELATLIDLSRCIGCGACVEACRTRSMDHVPEPVRPIPTMYPARAKPEDFSDKKHVDDRLTPYTRLFIQSAEVTYQGRTHLVHAPRRCLHCVNPPCAKLCPFGAARRETNGAVRIDESTCLGGAKCRDVCPWSIPQRQSGVGLYLDLLPAFAGNGVMFKCDRCQDRVESGGLPACIEACPMDVQQIGPRDEIVARAKTLAAERGHFLYGLDENGGTNTIYLSPVPFELLDAAVGTGPGRPGFPDAPSVMRNEEKYAAAVLGAPLAGIAAGVLAILAGRRKDSQKDRHEP; this is encoded by the coding sequence ATGAGCAAGAACCCCGAAGAAACGACTCCGGCAAAAGAACGCGGCCTGTCCAGGCGGGCCTTCCTGGGCGGGCTCGCGGCCGCAGGCGCGGCCTGTCTCGCCCCTGGCACGGCCAAGGCCGCCACGGCATCATCAGCGCCCAGAACCATCGAGCTGGCCACGTTGATCGACCTTTCCCGCTGCATCGGCTGCGGGGCCTGCGTCGAGGCCTGCCGGACGCGCTCCATGGATCACGTGCCCGAGCCGGTGCGGCCCATCCCGACGATGTATCCGGCGCGCGCCAAGCCCGAGGACTTCTCGGACAAAAAGCACGTGGACGATCGCCTGACGCCCTACACCCGTCTTTTCATCCAAAGCGCCGAGGTCACATACCAGGGAAGGACCCATCTCGTCCATGCGCCCAGGCGTTGCCTGCACTGTGTCAATCCGCCCTGCGCCAAGCTCTGCCCCTTCGGCGCGGCCCGGCGCGAGACGAACGGCGCAGTGCGCATCGACGAGTCCACCTGCCTGGGCGGGGCCAAGTGCCGCGACGTCTGTCCCTGGAGCATTCCACAGCGCCAATCGGGCGTTGGGCTTTATCTCGATCTTCTGCCCGCCTTCGCGGGCAACGGCGTGATGTTCAAGTGCGATCGCTGCCAGGACCGGGTGGAATCGGGCGGCCTGCCCGCCTGCATCGAGGCATGTCCCATGGACGTGCAACAGATCGGCCCGCGCGACGAGATCGTGGCCAGGGCCAAGACCCTGGCGGCCGAGCGCGGCCATTTCCTCTACGGCCTGGACGAGAACGGCGGCACCAACACCATCTATCTCTCGCCCGTACCCTTCGAACTGCTCGACGCGGCTGTGGGCACGGGGCCCGGGCGTCCCGGCTTCCCGGACGCCCCCTCGGTCATGCGCAACGAGGAAAAGTACGCGGCCGCCGTGCTTGGCGCGCCGCTGGCCGGAATCGCCGCCGGAGTGCTCGCGATCCTCGCCGGACGCAGAAAAGACTCCCAGAAGGACCGCCATGAACCGTAA
- a CDS encoding glutaminyl-peptide cyclotransferase yields MSRSFLRGRLLFFALLAAGLALACAGQVRGEASAPVLPARIVAAYPHDPLAFTQGLVMLGPHLVESTGLYGRSELRLVEIESGRVLSRSRLSGRLFGEGVAVAPGVGGLVAPHAPAIVQLTWQEGKALVYDAATFDILGEFRYQGEGWGLAFDGRRLLMSNGSSRLSFRDPATFEERGCVVVKDGGREVVGLNELAWLPPGVGPGSGSEGLVLANVWQSVHVVAVDPESGEVRWRLDLSEAWQRSGHAGSERNVPNGLAYDERNGRLLATGKFWPWLFALEIPQALPREGGRETP; encoded by the coding sequence ATGTCCAGATCATTTTTGCGTGGCCGACTCCTTTTTTTCGCCCTGCTCGCGGCGGGGCTCGCCCTGGCCTGCGCCGGGCAGGTGCGCGGCGAAGCGTCTGCGCCGGTGCTTCCGGCGCGAATCGTTGCTGCATACCCGCACGATCCTTTGGCCTTCACCCAGGGGCTGGTCATGCTCGGACCGCACCTCGTGGAGAGCACCGGGCTTTACGGCCGCTCGGAGCTGCGCCTCGTGGAGATCGAGAGCGGACGGGTGCTTTCCCGCTCGCGGCTGTCCGGCCGCCTCTTCGGCGAGGGCGTGGCCGTGGCGCCCGGCGTGGGCGGCTTGGTCGCGCCGCACGCCCCGGCCATCGTCCAACTCACCTGGCAGGAGGGCAAGGCCCTGGTCTACGACGCCGCGACCTTCGACATCCTTGGTGAATTCCGCTACCAGGGAGAGGGCTGGGGGTTGGCCTTCGACGGACGCCGCCTGCTCATGTCCAATGGCTCGTCGCGCCTCTCCTTCCGCGATCCCGCCACATTCGAGGAGCGCGGCTGCGTGGTCGTGAAGGACGGCGGACGCGAGGTGGTGGGGTTGAACGAACTGGCCTGGCTGCCGCCGGGCGTGGGCCCTGGGAGCGGCTCCGAGGGGCTCGTGCTGGCCAACGTCTGGCAATCGGTCCACGTCGTGGCCGTGGACCCGGAAAGCGGCGAGGTACGCTGGCGGCTCGACCTTTCCGAGGCCTGGCAGCGAAGTGGCCACGCTGGCAGCGAGCGCAACGTGCCTAACGGCTTGGCTTACGACGAGCGTAATGGGCGGCTCTTGGCCACAGGAAAATTCTGGCCCTGGCTCTTCGCCCTGGAAATACCCCAAGCGCTGCCCCGCGAGGGCGGCCGAGAGACGCCATGA
- a CDS encoding response regulator codes for MARRMGTVVIASANDGHARTDKTMAKQAGAALTVCFERGDEALAYLEAQEADLLICDERLADMDGLTLLERVRLAPRLQQLPVLMAATARDERAILSAIAAGCHGYVVRPYSLAALERQMRQARRNTTLPGATAVMLAKARALKNAFASLPEIEAADEATSRTHAVSPARGAVERGMGLLLKGRFPAAISAFHQALNLNAAYAEAHEGLARAYKGIGDLGKYFKHMRKAVHCLAEQDRFFEVRVLFAELRAAGAETDNPFYALGKRLWLNEDYAEALLAWRKALKLTPESAAVAHCLARAYCIVGQDERAREVLDTAREHNTEVAELETLLASLHSRKNSEAATGWLETMLSPVKRAMRRLTTAA; via the coding sequence ATGGCGCGACGCATGGGAACGGTGGTCATCGCCAGCGCGAATGATGGACACGCACGCACGGACAAAACCATGGCCAAACAGGCCGGGGCCGCGTTGACCGTGTGCTTCGAGCGGGGCGACGAGGCGTTGGCTTATCTGGAGGCCCAAGAGGCGGACCTTTTGATCTGCGACGAACGGCTCGCCGACATGGACGGCCTGACCCTGCTCGAACGCGTGCGCCTTGCGCCGCGCCTGCAGCAATTGCCTGTGCTCATGGCGGCCACGGCCCGCGACGAGAGGGCCATTCTTTCCGCCATCGCGGCGGGCTGCCATGGCTACGTGGTGCGGCCCTACTCCCTGGCCGCTCTGGAGCGGCAGATGCGCCAGGCCAGGCGCAACACGACCCTGCCCGGCGCGACGGCCGTGATGCTGGCCAAGGCCAGGGCGCTCAAGAACGCCTTCGCAAGCCTTCCGGAAATCGAAGCGGCGGACGAGGCGACCAGCCGCACCCACGCCGTCAGTCCGGCCAGGGGCGCGGTGGAACGCGGCATGGGGCTTCTGCTCAAGGGGCGCTTCCCGGCCGCCATCTCCGCCTTCCATCAGGCCCTGAACCTGAACGCGGCCTACGCCGAAGCCCACGAGGGACTGGCCCGTGCCTACAAAGGCATCGGCGACCTCGGAAAATACTTCAAGCACATGCGCAAGGCCGTGCACTGCCTGGCCGAACAGGACAGGTTCTTCGAGGTCCGGGTGCTCTTCGCCGAGTTGCGCGCCGCCGGCGCCGAGACGGACAACCCCTTCTACGCCCTGGGCAAGCGGCTGTGGCTCAACGAGGACTACGCCGAGGCGCTGCTCGCCTGGCGAAAGGCCCTCAAGCTGACCCCGGAGAGCGCGGCCGTGGCGCATTGCCTAGCGCGCGCCTACTGCATCGTGGGCCAGGACGAGCGCGCCCGCGAGGTGCTGGACACGGCGCGCGAGCACAACACCGAGGTGGCGGAACTCGAAACGCTACTGGCCTCTTTGCATAGCCGCAAAAACAGCGAGGCCGCCACGGGCTGGCTCGAAACGATGCTCAGCCCCGTCAAGCGCGCCATGCGCCGCCTGACGACCGCAGCCTAA
- the dapF gene encoding diaminopimelate epimerase, with protein MSVTFPASVPFYKMQGSGNDFVVIDNRAARIPELEMQRFAVAACRRAFGIGADGIFFLDLPKERTDVDVIWHFFNADGSRAEMCGNASRCAARLAHMLGMAGPGLSIGTDAGVVRAEVFEDEREVRVQLTPPCGLETGIALDLGGGEAFTGHFVNTGVPHAVIFVENVENVDVDRLGRAIRYHARFAPAGTNVNFAQIVSAEAISLRTYERGVEGETYACGTGASAAVYLAHHLKLTGPDVQVTTSGGERLGIGVVEGALFLRGKAEITFSGVLNLQSVGLA; from the coding sequence ATGAGCGTGACTTTCCCGGCCAGTGTGCCGTTTTACAAGATGCAGGGCAGCGGCAACGATTTCGTGGTCATCGACAACCGCGCGGCGAGGATTCCCGAACTGGAGATGCAGCGTTTCGCCGTGGCCGCGTGCCGTCGGGCCTTCGGCATCGGCGCGGACGGCATCTTCTTCCTCGATCTGCCCAAGGAACGTACTGACGTTGACGTAATCTGGCATTTCTTCAACGCTGACGGCTCCCGGGCCGAGATGTGCGGCAACGCCTCTCGTTGCGCCGCGCGGCTCGCGCACATGCTGGGCATGGCCGGACCGGGGCTTTCCATCGGCACGGACGCGGGCGTGGTGCGCGCCGAGGTTTTCGAAGACGAGCGTGAGGTGCGGGTGCAGCTCACGCCGCCGTGCGGCCTTGAGACCGGCATCGCCCTGGATCTGGGCGGCGGCGAGGCCTTCACCGGCCACTTCGTGAACACGGGCGTGCCGCACGCCGTGATCTTCGTCGAGAACGTCGAGAATGTGGACGTGGACCGCCTGGGCCGGGCGATCCGGTATCATGCCCGTTTCGCCCCGGCTGGAACCAACGTCAATTTCGCCCAGATCGTCTCGGCCGAAGCTATCTCGCTGCGCACCTACGAGCGCGGCGTGGAAGGTGAGACCTACGCGTGCGGCACCGGCGCGAGCGCGGCGGTCTATCTGGCCCACCACCTGAAGCTGACCGGGCCTGACGTGCAGGTCACGACCTCGGGGGGCGAGCGTTTGGGCATCGGCGTGGTCGAGGGCGCGCTGTTCCTGCGCGGCAAGGCCGAGATCACCTTCAGCGGCGTCTTGAATCTGCAAAGCGTCGGCCTGGCCTGA
- a CDS encoding acyl-CoA thioesterase, which translates to MDEGRPVSASRFTLSRVMEPQDANPFGSVHGGVLMKYMDVAAGVAAMRHCRMNAVTASIDRMDFHQPVSVGELVTFRASVNGVGKTSLECGVRAEAEDLLTGETRHVATAFLTFVALDSEGRPTIVPPLIPETAEDERRSREAAWRRDARTRRAKI; encoded by the coding sequence ATGGACGAAGGACGCCCGGTGTCCGCCTCGCGCTTCACGCTCTCGCGCGTCATGGAACCGCAGGACGCAAACCCCTTCGGCAGCGTGCACGGCGGCGTGCTGATGAAGTATATGGACGTGGCTGCGGGAGTGGCTGCCATGCGTCACTGCCGCATGAACGCGGTCACGGCCTCCATCGACCGCATGGATTTCCACCAGCCTGTGTCCGTGGGCGAACTGGTGACGTTTCGGGCCAGCGTCAACGGCGTGGGCAAGACCTCGCTTGAATGCGGCGTGCGGGCCGAGGCCGAGGACCTGCTCACGGGCGAGACGCGCCACGTGGCCACGGCCTTCCTGACCTTCGTGGCCCTCGACTCCGAGGGCCGCCCCACAATCGTGCCGCCGCTCATCCCCGAGACGGCCGAGGACGAACGGCGCTCACGCGAGGCGGCCTGGCGGCGCGACGCCCGCACCCGGCGCGCCAAGATCTGA
- a CDS encoding carboxymuconolactone decarboxylase family protein: MAAKHSEKLPKHYRRLNERHPALMEAVQALGKTVQEMGPLDSKTVRLVQLAGAAAAYSTGSVQSHARRALEAGATREEIEHAIISLTSTIGFPNVAAALDWVHDALKD; encoded by the coding sequence ATGGCAGCCAAACACAGCGAAAAGCTTCCCAAGCATTACCGTCGTCTCAACGAACGCCATCCGGCTCTGATGGAGGCCGTGCAGGCCCTGGGCAAGACCGTGCAGGAGATGGGCCCGCTGGACTCCAAGACCGTGCGCTTGGTGCAACTCGCGGGCGCGGCCGCCGCCTATTCCACGGGCTCGGTGCAAAGCCACGCCCGCAGGGCGCTGGAGGCCGGGGCCACGCGCGAGGAGATCGAGCATGCCATCATCAGCCTGACCTCGACCATCGGCTTCCCCAACGTGGCCGCTGCGCTGGACTGGGTACATGATGCGCTGAAAGACTAG
- a CDS encoding valine--tRNA ligase, whose translation MAESTLPKGYEPADVEARWGAHWEQEKTFTPDPDGPGEPFSVVIPPPNVTGALHMGHALNETVQDMICRHQRQKGKKVLWLPGTDHAGIATQNVVERKLKAEGKSRHDLGREKFLEEVWKWKEEYGGRITNQIRRLGSSVDWTRERFTMDEGLSRAVREVFVSLYEQGLIYRGEYIINWCTRCHTALADDEVEYAPHKGRLYKIRYPLADGSGEVVVATVRPETMLGDTAVAVHPEDERYQALIGKEVILPLTGRRIPIIADAYVEREFGTGCLKVTPAHDMNDWDLGKKHGLAVIKVIDDRGDMTAEAGSAYQGMSAAACREKVAADLDAQGLLAAIEDYEHKISQCYRCATTIEPHVSMQWFVAVKTLAERARKAVEMGETKIHPPSWEKTYFNWLDNIRDWCISRQLWWGHRIPVWYCADCGATICSRANPDHCACGGALRQDEDVLDTWFSSALWPFSTMGWPEKTRDLAVFYPTSVLVTAFDILFFWVARMMMMGLHFMDKAPFRDVYIHALVRDEDGKKMSKSTGNVIDPLLMIDKYGCDALRFTLAAFAAMGRDIRMSEARIEGYRHFVNKLWNAARFALMNLDGEPKEASPAAATGLHHRYILSRLETVKAEVDQAMTTYHFNDAAQTLYGFVWREFCDWYLEMIKLDMQTGSDQEKEAARRVLLTVLAETLTLLHPIMPFVTQEIWSHLPGAAPSNLATAPFPAARPECADPAAEARMKLVQEIIVGIRNIRGELNIAPSLELSALMRCEDESALAVIRDNAEHIRRLARVGAIEAGPDVRAPKASAAVVAGGVEIRVPLEGAVNFADELARLDKELGKIEKDYTVVQKKLNNDGFLANAPADVVQKEREKLTAMDEKRDKLNALRERLVSVMG comes from the coding sequence ATGGCCGAATCCACCCTGCCCAAGGGCTACGAGCCCGCCGATGTCGAAGCCCGCTGGGGCGCGCACTGGGAACAGGAGAAGACCTTCACGCCCGATCCCGACGGACCGGGCGAGCCGTTCTCCGTCGTCATCCCGCCGCCCAACGTCACCGGCGCGCTGCACATGGGCCATGCCCTGAACGAGACCGTGCAGGACATGATCTGCCGCCACCAACGCCAAAAGGGCAAAAAGGTGCTCTGGCTGCCCGGCACGGACCACGCGGGCATCGCCACGCAAAACGTGGTCGAGCGCAAGCTCAAGGCCGAGGGCAAGAGCCGTCACGACCTGGGCCGCGAAAAATTTCTCGAAGAAGTCTGGAAGTGGAAAGAGGAGTACGGCGGCCGCATCACCAACCAGATTCGCCGCCTGGGCAGTTCCGTGGACTGGACGCGCGAGCGCTTCACCATGGACGAGGGGCTGTCGCGCGCCGTGCGCGAGGTCTTCGTCTCGCTCTACGAGCAGGGGCTCATCTATCGCGGCGAGTACATCATCAACTGGTGCACCCGCTGCCACACCGCCCTGGCCGACGACGAGGTGGAATACGCGCCGCACAAGGGACGCCTCTACAAGATCCGCTACCCCCTGGCCGACGGCTCGGGCGAGGTCGTGGTGGCCACGGTCCGGCCCGAAACCATGCTCGGCGACACGGCCGTGGCCGTGCATCCAGAGGATGAACGCTACCAGGCGCTGATCGGCAAGGAAGTCATCCTGCCGCTCACGGGCCGCCGCATCCCGATCATTGCCGACGCCTACGTGGAACGCGAATTCGGCACCGGCTGCCTGAAGGTCACGCCCGCGCACGACATGAACGACTGGGACCTGGGCAAAAAGCACGGGCTGGCCGTGATCAAGGTCATCGACGACCGCGGCGACATGACCGCCGAGGCCGGGTCTGCCTATCAGGGCATGTCCGCGGCCGCCTGCCGCGAGAAGGTCGCGGCCGACCTCGACGCCCAGGGGCTTTTGGCCGCGATCGAGGATTACGAACACAAGATCAGCCAGTGCTACCGCTGCGCCACGACCATCGAGCCGCACGTCTCCATGCAGTGGTTCGTGGCCGTGAAGACCCTGGCCGAGCGGGCGCGCAAGGCCGTGGAGATGGGCGAGACGAAAATCCATCCGCCCTCCTGGGAAAAGACGTATTTCAACTGGCTGGACAACATCCGCGACTGGTGCATCTCGCGCCAGCTCTGGTGGGGGCACCGCATCCCGGTCTGGTACTGCGCCGACTGCGGCGCGACCATTTGTTCGCGCGCTAACCCGGACCACTGTGCCTGCGGAGGCGCGCTGCGCCAGGACGAGGACGTGCTCGACACATGGTTCTCCTCAGCCCTGTGGCCCTTCTCGACCATGGGCTGGCCCGAGAAAACGCGCGATCTGGCCGTGTTCTACCCCACCTCGGTGCTGGTCACGGCCTTCGACATCCTCTTCTTCTGGGTCGCCCGGATGATGATGATGGGCCTGCACTTCATGGACAAGGCGCCGTTTCGCGACGTGTACATCCATGCCCTGGTGCGCGACGAGGACGGCAAGAAGATGTCCAAGTCCACGGGCAACGTCATCGACCCCCTGCTGATGATCGACAAGTACGGCTGCGACGCGCTGCGCTTCACCCTGGCCGCGTTCGCGGCCATGGGCCGCGACATACGCATGTCCGAGGCGCGCATCGAGGGCTACCGCCACTTCGTGAACAAACTGTGGAACGCGGCCCGCTTCGCGCTCATGAACCTCGACGGCGAGCCGAAGGAGGCCTCCCCCGCCGCGGCCACGGGCCTGCACCACCGCTACATCCTCTCGCGCCTGGAGACGGTCAAGGCCGAGGTGGACCAGGCCATGACCACATACCACTTCAACGACGCCGCCCAGACGCTCTACGGCTTCGTCTGGCGCGAGTTCTGCGACTGGTATCTGGAGATGATCAAGCTGGACATGCAGACCGGCTCGGACCAGGAGAAGGAGGCCGCGCGCCGCGTGCTCCTGACCGTGCTGGCCGAGACGCTGACGCTTCTGCACCCCATCATGCCCTTCGTGACCCAGGAGATATGGTCGCACCTGCCCGGCGCGGCCCCCTCCAACCTGGCCACCGCGCCCTTCCCGGCCGCGCGGCCCGAGTGCGCCGATCCCGCGGCCGAGGCCCGCATGAAGCTCGTGCAGGAGATCATCGTGGGCATCCGCAACATCCGGGGCGAGCTCAACATCGCGCCGTCCCTGGAGCTTTCCGCGCTCATGCGCTGCGAGGACGAATCCGCCCTGGCCGTGATCCGCGACAACGCCGAGCATATCCGGCGATTGGCGCGCGTGGGCGCGATCGAGGCCGGGCCGGACGTTCGCGCGCCCAAGGCCTCGGCCGCCGTGGTGGCGGGCGGGGTCGAGATCCGGGTGCCGCTCGAAGGCGCGGTGAACTTCGCGGACGAGCTTGCCCGCCTGGACAAGGAGCTGGGCAAGATCGAAAAGGACTACACCGTGGTCCAGAAGAAGCTGAACAACGACGGCTTCTTGGCCAACGCCCCGGCCGACGTGGTGCAAAAGGAACGCGAAAAGCTGACCGCCATGGACGAGAAGCGCGACAAGCTCAATGCGCTGCGCGAGCGCCTCGTGAGCGTGATGGGGTGA
- a CDS encoding L-serine ammonia-lyase: MNGIRLSIFDLFKIGPGPSSSHTIGPMRAARDFSAEAARLGDETLSRAARIEVSLFGSLAATGRGHGTVRAVLAGLLGMEPENCPPEFLDDLAADPDRVREIAIGPARLTFSPTSVIFDTERRDIPHPNTLAFRLLDAGGHGLFEKEYYSVGGGFVQWKGFEPPARGEPQYPYATMRGLREQLDTYGPGLARLMLENESAVTGASEVEVMAGLDTVLGVMEASVRNGLAAEGVLPGALGLHRKARTLLTRSGSKQREADRFIAELCACAFATAEENAAGHVVVTAPTCGAAGVVPAVAHVMRGRLGLSEQSIREGLLAAAAVGFLAISNATIAGAEAGCQAEIGVASAMAAAMLAQGMGLGARAVENAAEIALEHHLGMTCDPVGGYVQIPCIERNAMGAVKAYAAYVIASVALPAHHKVGLDEALKTMLETGRDMCAKYKETSRGGLAVNIANC, from the coding sequence ATGAACGGCATCAGGCTCAGCATCTTCGACCTCTTCAAGATCGGCCCTGGGCCGTCCAGCTCGCACACCATCGGCCCCATGCGCGCGGCGCGCGACTTCAGCGCCGAGGCCGCGCGCCTCGGTGACGAGACGCTTTCCCGCGCGGCGCGGATCGAGGTCAGCCTCTTCGGCAGCCTGGCCGCCACGGGCCGGGGGCACGGCACGGTCAGGGCGGTGCTCGCGGGGCTCTTGGGCATGGAGCCGGAGAACTGCCCGCCCGAGTTCCTGGACGATCTGGCCGCCGATCCCGACCGGGTGCGCGAGATCGCCATCGGCCCGGCCCGACTCACGTTTTCCCCTACGTCCGTGATCTTCGACACCGAGCGCCGCGACATCCCCCACCCGAACACGCTGGCCTTTCGCCTTCTCGACGCCGGAGGCCACGGCCTCTTCGAGAAGGAGTATTATTCCGTGGGCGGCGGGTTCGTGCAATGGAAGGGGTTTGAGCCGCCCGCGCGCGGCGAGCCGCAATACCCCTACGCGACCATGCGCGGCCTGCGCGAGCAACTCGACACTTACGGCCCAGGGCTGGCCCGGCTGATGCTGGAGAACGAGAGCGCCGTGACCGGCGCGTCCGAGGTGGAGGTCATGGCCGGGCTGGACACGGTGCTCGGGGTCATGGAGGCCTCGGTGCGAAACGGCCTCGCGGCCGAGGGCGTCTTGCCGGGCGCGCTTGGGCTGCATCGCAAGGCCAGGACGCTGCTCACCCGTTCAGGGAGCAAGCAGCGCGAGGCCGACCGTTTCATCGCCGAGTTGTGCGCCTGCGCCTTCGCCACGGCCGAGGAGAACGCGGCCGGGCACGTCGTCGTCACAGCGCCCACCTGCGGCGCGGCCGGGGTGGTTCCGGCCGTGGCCCACGTCATGCGCGGCCGTCTCGGGTTGTCCGAGCAGTCCATTCGCGAGGGATTGCTGGCGGCGGCCGCGGTGGGCTTTCTGGCCATTTCCAACGCCACCATCGCGGGCGCGGAGGCCGGGTGTCAGGCGGAGATCGGCGTGGCCTCGGCCATGGCCGCGGCCATGCTCGCGCAGGGCATGGGGCTTGGCGCGCGGGCCGTGGAGAACGCGGCCGAGATCGCGCTTGAGCATCATCTGGGCATGACCTGCGACCCGGTGGGCGGCTACGTGCAGATCCCATGCATCGAGCGTAACGCCATGGGCGCGGTGAAGGCGTATGCGGCCTACGTCATCGCCTCGGTGGCGTTGCCCGCGCACCACAAGGTGGGGCTGGACGAGGCGCTGAAGACGATGCTGGAGACCGGGCGGGACATGTGCGCCAAGTACAAGGAGACCTCGCGCGGCGGCCTGGCCGTGAACATCGCGAACTGCTGA
- a CDS encoding YcaO-like family protein yields the protein MRYRLKRESTAAGVGFFSAVPGGVTNPGQAIAYVKKHPDDEFMRRFLLKMLGHVGPEEFYGLCERAVREDPPEFQALLYEACLMHPDYAQFRPLFESVDLAALARLTPLPLIAASLLPDRDDHRCWLRLVEDNVTSHEPFPRAIAADLPQVVDDEALARALSPAATVAQVFAERYGAGLPQAASLPSAEEVHRMALERLTRLDVYADVEQRHTASLSPIALMRRWNMDVHVQNGRLDYHMEGVQISYGKGLSLDVARASLNMEIAERVSSYASFGADGVLGRTRPYPLEIGGREELAAEGLETLDLSAMSPDAPYAGQMLYWMQGQAPDGRAVYVPPQLVFLFCNLDEPTLYASLDSTGLASGVTMPQARAAALCEVLERDAESLGLYDPARCFRLTARDPALAKLLADHEAQGAHVVFQDIATEFGVPCYKAFVVLEDGSVTRGTACSLNGQKAALSALLETMHPYPGGPATKPWPEGLPEIAWEDLPNYATGHPDHDLALLEETLARSGYEPIYVDLTRADLEIPVAKCFVPGLELAPDFSSARRVSPRLMSRIKGLVGI from the coding sequence ATGCGCTACAGACTGAAACGCGAATCCACGGCCGCGGGCGTCGGCTTCTTCTCCGCCGTTCCGGGCGGCGTCACCAATCCCGGCCAGGCCATCGCCTACGTCAAGAAGCACCCCGACGACGAGTTCATGCGCCGCTTCCTCCTGAAGATGCTCGGCCACGTGGGGCCGGAAGAATTTTACGGCTTGTGCGAGCGGGCCGTGCGCGAGGACCCGCCCGAGTTCCAGGCGCTGCTCTACGAGGCCTGCCTCATGCACCCCGACTACGCGCAGTTCCGGCCGCTCTTCGAGAGCGTGGACCTTGCCGCCCTGGCCCGGCTCACGCCGCTTCCGCTCATCGCCGCGAGCCTTCTGCCCGACCGCGACGACCACCGCTGCTGGCTCAGGCTGGTGGAGGACAACGTCACCTCGCACGAGCCCTTCCCCCGCGCCATCGCCGCCGATCTGCCGCAGGTGGTGGACGACGAGGCCCTGGCCAGGGCGCTTTCTCCGGCCGCGACCGTGGCCCAGGTCTTTGCCGAGCGCTACGGCGCGGGCCTGCCCCAGGCGGCCTCGCTGCCCTCGGCCGAGGAGGTGCACCGCATGGCCTTAGAGCGGCTCACGCGGCTCGACGTGTACGCCGACGTGGAGCAGCGGCACACGGCCTCGCTCTCGCCCATCGCGCTCATGCGGCGCTGGAACATGGACGTGCACGTGCAAAACGGCCGCCTGGACTACCATATGGAGGGCGTGCAGATCAGCTACGGCAAGGGTCTGAGCCTGGACGTGGCCCGCGCCTCGCTGAACATGGAGATCGCCGAGCGCGTGAGCAGCTACGCGAGCTTCGGCGCTGACGGCGTGCTCGGCCGCACGCGGCCCTATCCGCTGGAAATCGGCGGCCGCGAGGAGTTGGCCGCAGAGGGCTTGGAGACGCTCGACCTGAGCGCCATGAGCCCGGACGCGCCCTATGCGGGCCAGATGCTCTACTGGATGCAGGGCCAGGCCCCGGACGGCCGCGCCGTGTACGTGCCGCCGCAACTCGTCTTCCTCTTCTGCAACCTGGACGAGCCCACGCTCTACGCCTCGCTCGACTCCACGGGCCTGGCCTCGGGCGTGACCATGCCGCAGGCGCGCGCCGCCGCCCTGTGCGAGGTCTTGGAGCGCGACGCGGAATCCTTGGGCCTGTACGACCCCGCGCGCTGTTTTCGGCTCACGGCCCGCGACCCGGCCCTGGCCAAGCTTCTGGCCGACCACGAGGCCCAGGGCGCGCACGTCGTATTCCAGGACATCGCCACGGAGTTCGGCGTGCCCTGCTACAAGGCCTTCGTGGTCCTGGAGGACGGCAGCGTGACGCGCGGCACGGCCTGTTCCCTGAACGGACAAAAGGCCGCGCTCTCGGCGCTTCTGGAGACCATGCACCCCTACCCCGGCGGCCCGGCCACCAAGCCCTGGCCCGAGGGCCTGCCCGAAATCGCCTGGGAGGACCTGCCCAACTACGCCACGGGCCACCCGGACCACGACCTCGCCCTGCTCGAAGAGACCCTGGCGCGCAGCGGCTACGAGCCCATCTACGTGGACCTCACGCGCGCGGACCTGGAGATTCCCGTGGCCAAGTGCTTCGTGCCGGGGCTCGAACTGGCCCCGGACTTCAGCTCCGCGCGGCGCGTGAGCCCGCGCCTGATGTCCCGCATCAAGGGGCTCGTGGGGATTTGA